A stretch of Natator depressus isolate rNatDep1 chromosome 2, rNatDep2.hap1, whole genome shotgun sequence DNA encodes these proteins:
- the CCDC126 gene encoding coiled-coil domain-containing protein 126 yields MFLTFSRKNMSQKLSCLLLVFGFIWGLMLLRYTFQHPRHQSSAELREQILDLSKRYVKALAEENKNIMNGGNGASMAGYADLKRTIAVLLDDILQRLVKLENKVDYIVVNGSATNTTNGTSGNLVPVTTSKRVNAASNIR; encoded by the exons atgtttttaacattttcaagAAAAAACATGTCCCAGAAACTGAGTTGTTTGTTGCTGGTGTTTGGATTCATTTGGGGCTTGATGTTGCTGCGCTATACTTTTCAGCATCCAAGGCACCAAAGCAGTGCTGAATTGCGTGAACAGATACTAGACTTAAGTAAAAGATATGTGAAAGCACTGGCAGAAGAAAATAAGAATATAATGAATGGTGGTAATGGAGCCTCCATGGCAGGATATG CTGATCTCAAAAGAACAATTGCTGTTCTTCTGGATGACATCTTACAACGTCTGGTGAAACTGGAAAACAAAGTTGACTACATTGTTGTGAATGGCTCAGCAACAAATACCACCAATGGAACTAGTGGTAATCTGGTGCCAGTAACTACAAGTAAACGTGTAAATGCAGCAAGCAATATTAGATAA